The Thalassomonas actiniarum genome contains the following window.
AACTGCTCCTCGACTAAGGTTTCGGTTATCGTGCCGCCGGGATACCCCAACAAGCGCCTGGTTAATCCCGGTCCCTGACCCGGATGCAACGGCGCCCTGTCCTGCAGATCCGGCAAGGCCATAGTCGTGCGGCCGTCGCCGCCATACGTAGTCCCTATCAGGGAAAATAAAGTAGTATTTTCAGCTATGGGTAAATACTGGCCATCGCAAAAGGCCCAGCCACGGGGTGCATAGTTGCAGCCAAACATTCTTACTTCGGCAATAAAAGGTTCTGACATAATAATTCTCCTAAAGTCCTGTTCGCTTAACTCGTTTCACTGTATTTTCATCATCCGGCCCTACCGCTGCGGTATGGCCAATAGCGGAAAATACCAACAAAACCACCCGTTAATTTCTGCTCGGATATACCCCCAATAGGGAGATAATAAAGTTAACCCCCAAATAAGGCATCATATTGTTATGGGATAAAGCATCACCTGTCGGTGACAGGGAACGGCTGTCCATATCTTCGATATCTACCGGATCAGCAGGCGTTGGCGTGTAGGGCATGTCACCGTCCGTTTGCGAGGCGAGCACCCGTCCTGCAGGAGTACTGGCATCTGCTTCCCCCCGGCTTGCCACCAGGCCATGGCTATGGTTAGGCATTTGATCTAAGCTTAAAGTCACCCTTTCAAATCCCGGCCCGGCGCCTAAGGTTCGGTTGCTCAACCCGCTGCCCTGCCCCATATGCATAGGCAGGCGGCCGCGCATTTCCGGCAAGCCGAACGAGCTGCGTCCGTCCCCCCCGTAGTTGGTGCCCAGTAAGGAAAACAGGGCCTCATTACTGCTAACCGCCAGGAGCTGACCATCACAAAATGCCCAGTTTTTAGGGGCAAAGTTCCCCGCAAACATACGAATTTCACCGATAAAAGGTTCACTCATCTTTCAATCTCCTGATTAATTTCTTGACGGAAACACGCCTTCGAGGGCGATGCAAAAGTTCACCACCAGTGACGGCTGCATATTTTCATGAGGCAAGCCGCTGCCGGCATCCGTGATACTTGCGCTATTGAGTGTCGTCAATTCAGAGGTGACCGGCGCCTTATACATATCCACAGGATACTGTCTGTTGTTACGGGAATCATACCCTGCCGCCAGACTGCTGCCGGCAAACACCCGGGTTTCGCCATTGTCCGAGGTCGCTTCCAGGCTATGGCTATGGGGCGCCAGTTGGGCTTCACTCAGGGTGACCTGTTCGCTGCCGCCCCCGCTACCCAAGGCCTGATAATCCCCCCGGTGCACAGGTACCCGGCCGCGCATATCCGGCAAGGCAAAATTAGAACGGCCATCGCCGCCAAAAGTCGTGCCGAGAAGTGCAAACAGGGTCTGGTTCTGGGTAATCGGCAATTCTTGCCCGTCACAAAGCGCCCATTTTCGCGGCGCAAAGTTAAAACCAAACATGCGTATTTCACTGATAAAAGGTTCTGCCATTATCTTCTCCTTCGCTCTTTACATTAATTATGGAAAATTCCACAATTAGCTTAATAACTTATTGATATTTACATCTAACTGCAGACAGGTTTGCTGACAGCTATGCAAGAAAACAACGGGCACCATCTCGTATCCCTGAGAAAACACACCACAGACGATCTGGCTTTTATGCAGGCCTTGTATGCCTCAACCCGCGAAGCCGAACTGGCGATGACCAACTTCACCCGCCAGGAAAAAGAGGCTTTTATCCAACAGCAGTTTAATGCCCAGTACCAACATTACCTGCACCATTACAACAGTGATAAGTTCGATATCATCGAGTTTGACGGCCAGGCCATCGGCCGTTTATTTGTCGACCACTGGGACAGGGAAATCCGCATCGTTGATATTACCCTGACTCCCGACTATCAAAATAAGGGCATCGGCAGCTATTTGTTTAAGCAACTGTTTGAGCAAGCTAAAGCCGGCAATAAAGCCGTGACCATACATGTTGAACACAACAACCCCGCAAAAAACCTTTATCAGCGGCTGGGATTTGAGTTAAAAACCCAGACCAATGAGATTTATTTACTGATGCAGTGGACACCTTAACACCTGCTGTTTTTACCCGGTATTACCCGATATTACATCCTGTTAACTTTACGCTTGTGAGCCTGCCTGAGCCTCTTGGGCTCTTGAACGGGTCACTATGGTCTCAAATTCGACGGCACTGTTGGGAGAGAGAAATAAATCTATTTGGCCGAATGCCTGGTGGGAAAAGCGATAGGTGCCCTGGGAAATATTCATGGCTTCATCGCTGGTATAGATAACGGAAAAGGCTTCCCATTGTTCGCCGTCAAGTTGGCCTTTATTCACTTCGATGATCTTAAGGCTCACTTGATTACCTTGTTGATCGGAAACCTGTACTGCCTCGCCGATCAGTTGTGAAAGTTGCTGGTAATTGTAAGCGTCCATATTTTCCTGCCTTAATATTGTTTTTGTAGCAAAATATCTGGTAAATCAGGGTCTGTCGCCTGCTCCGGTAATAGATAGTGGTATGAAAGCCTATGCAAGCACGATATTTCAACAACCCCTTACCGACAACCACTTAATTAAGCACAGACAAGCTGTTGAAACGATTTGTAAACAAAGATAGCCGAAATATTTACATCCGTAAATAGTTTCAACAAAAACTGTTTAACTCCGGTAAAAATCATTATGCTAAAATAAATTTTTGCAAAATAATCAGGCAAATAGATGAAAAACTATGCATGTTTTATTGTTTCCACCGGCCGTTGCGGCACCCAGTGGCTGACCCGGCACTTACCCCGGCTATTGACAGCACAACAGGCCGACAATTATCAAATAAAACATGAGCCCCTGGGTTATCAATATGCGCCGATTGACAATTCCCCATCATTGCCGTTAGTAAACAATAAAGCGCTGCTGGAGCAACACCTGAATGAGATCCGAAACACCTTGTCCCGGGGGAAAAACTACATAGAAACCGGCTTTCCCTGCTGGCGTCATATCGCCTGGTTTGCCCAAGAACTTGAGCATCCGGTAAAAGTGATCCATCTCACCCGACACCCGGTCTTTACCGCGATTTCCTGGTTAAAGCTCAATGCCTTCGTGCCGCCGGCTTTGCCCCATCTGCCGGAAAAAGAATTGTTCACCCCTTTTGCCCCCGGGGCCAGGCTCCCCGAATACCAGCAAAACTGGCAACACTTATCTCCCTTTGAGAAGTGTCTTTATTTTTGGGCAGAAGTACAGTTGCAGGCCCTGGCATTTGAGCAGGACTGGCAGGAAAAACACTGGCTGCACCTTAGTTACGAGTCCCTGTTTACCGGCCAGTCCCTAAACAAGCTCGCCGCCTTTTTAGCTACCGCCGCCCCAGACGGACAGCTAACGGATATAGACACTAGCGCCATAGAAGAGAAAACAGACAGCTATGGCCATATGGTGCAGACGGACTTCGAGCCGCAAGAGATTTTCCGGCATCCAGAAATTGTCAACCTGGCCAAACGCCTGGGATACCGGGAACTGGCCATAGATAAACACCAGCTGCCGGCAAAAGAGCTGCTCAGCGGTTATTTTCGATAGCCGCTTGCAGCCAGGCATTTACTTTACAGTCGATCACCAGGTTAACCCTTGCTTCGCTGCCGTTGTTACGTACCGAATGTTCAAGATCGGCATTAAGGTACCACAACTCTCCTGCCGCCATAGGTGCCACCTGCCCGTCCACTAAAAACGTTACCTGATCGGCGCCGCAGATCGGCAAATGGATACGCGCCTCGCCGTACTCCATCGCCAACCCCATATCCCTGTGGGGCTGGATATAGGCCCCGGGGTTTAACCGCATTAAACGCACGGCCTTGAGGGGGCAGTGAAAATAATCCAATACCTTGCTGATTTCCGGGCATCGGGCAAGGACGGGCAAATTCACCCAGTCGTCTCCCGCTTCAATGGCAAAGCTTTGCAAAATAGCATGTTGATCAGCATATTGACGCGGACAACGCAGCGGCAGGACATCCCAGCCTCCCTGATAATCCCGCTTGTTGACATGCTCAATCCAGCCCCCGTCCGACAGGGACGTTAGCTCACGGTTTAAGTTGTTGATATCAAATGCGGCAGCAAGTTTTGCAAAAGCAATTTCAGCAGACATGGGACTCCTAAGTGGCCCCGAAAACCAATCCGGGGCAGCCGTTTAAATACGCTAAAAAGATAACATCAAACACAAGGAATTATGACATATTACTTGTAGAAATACCCAGGCTATGAAACCATAGATTAACCAGTCATTAACAATAACAAGAGACTAACTATGGATCGTCGCCGATTTATCGTGACCAGCTCAGCAGTTGCCGGCACTTTGGCTCTGCCGGTGAAAAGTTTTGCTATGGCAGAAGCAAGCAAAGGCTTAAATAAAGTTCCAGATAACAGCCGGTTACCAACAAGCAAACTCACCAGCTTAGGCATTCAAGCTCCGCTCAAGCAAGTGACCGCCCCCGGCGGCCATGACGTCAGCTTTCCCCTGAAGATGCGCGTTGCCCGCCAGTACCGGCAAAAAATCTATGTCTGGTTTGAAACCGAGCCGATGATTCGGGTTTACGATCTTGCAGGCAATGAACAAAGCCCGGTTTCCCTGCCTGATTCTGTGGGTATATTGAAAGACTTTGCCCTGGATTCTATGGACAATATCTTTATCCTGAGCGCCGGACAGCATCAAATTACCTGGTTAGGCCCCCAGGGAGACATGCTGGGATATATCGGCGACTTCGGTATGGACTTGGCCGAACAGCTGAACGGTCCGGCGAGTTTGACTCTGGATAGCGAAGATCACCTTCATGTGTTAAACGCCGGCAGCCGCACGATAAAAGTCTATAAAAATAACGGCGTATTTTTATTCGAGTATGGCCAGTCCCGTTGGGGAAAAGAGCGCAAACTGCTTAGCCTGGACGGCACCGACACCATTTCTGCCTCCGGCGGCATAATGAAGGACAGCCGCTGGCATTTTTCCCCGTCGGGACAAATGCAATAACACAGTTATCCTGGCGGGGTCCATCCGACCCCGCCAGGATAAAGATTGCCCGGCATCCCCTGGTCCGCTTCGTCTTGAAGCTGCGGGCGACAGACTTGCCGCTGTCAAAAAGGGGCGGGAAAAGCCTCCGGCTAATTATCAACTAAAACACTGTACCCGCCACAGCTCTCGCGACATAGATTTTTCCGTCATCGCCAGGCGGCCGTGCAGAGTATAATAATTATCGATTATCACCAGATCTCCCGCCTGCCACTCATGCGCCACCAGACAACGTTCATCATAGGCGATGGCATTGACATCACAGATCAAACCATCCAATGCCTGCCCGGACAAAGTGTCAGAGCTTAACAGGAACTGTTGCAGTTCCAACTCGCTGCCTTCCTGATAGCGGAAAATATCTTCACCGGTTTTCGGATGTTCGAAAACCAGGGGATAAGCACGCGGTACGCCGCCAAAATACGTCATCTTAGTTTGATAAGTAATATCCGTTGCCCGCCAGCGTTTCACCTTCTCCTGCCCGGCAATTTTTAATGCCATGCGGCTGTCCACCAAAGTGGTTTGCCCTTCTCCGGCGGCCGGCGGCGTTTTGCAGTAAAGCATAAAAGTACTGGCGGCAAACCTGGGATTTTGTTCGACATGTTTGTCACCGGCGGGCAGCATGCTCAAATCCCAGTGCAAGGGGGTTTTTTCGATGGAGTGGACAAAACCGTCGGGCTTTTCCTTAGGTTTGACCACATGCACAGATCCAAACTCCCACTGATAAATCTCCCCGAAATCCTGGCAGAAGCTTATCAGCTCATCCTGCTGCTCAAACCCGGCCCCGGCTAATACCACAAAACCGAATTCTTCACTGAGCTGCTGCAGAAAATCGGCGGAAAATATCTCATAGCCCTTGCCCTCGGGCGCCGATATTTTTAAACCGAATTTTGGCCCCTTGATCACCTGGTAGCGATAGCGGGAAAACTCACTTGAAGGCACTTCCAGGTAAAGCCAGTTGTGCTGCTGCAAAGTCACCTTAGCCAACAGCTTTTCTTTTGCCAGCGAATGGGGCAGCTGCATATATTGGCCGCTGAGCAAACGCACCGGCACCGTATGCCAGGGAGAAATACTCTTTTGCTGATGGTCCGTCAAGGCGAAGGTATACTTAGGCCCGGCATTATCGTATTGATGGACAGACAAGCGGATATGCCGGGGAAAAGCCTGCTCTATGCCATAACTGAGCGCCCGGCCGCGATACATCATTTGATAGGCTTTTTCGCTGATGGACTCAAGATAACTGTCCCTGTCTCCTTCGCTAAAACGCTCCAAATGGATGTCGTGGTAGAGATAACTGCAGAGCTTGTCATGCACCCTGGCCTGCTCGCTGTCGCCTTTGACTTTATTGACAAACTTTTCAAAGGCACGCGGACCGGAAGCCACCAGGTTCACCAGGGCTTTTCTTTTTGCCGGGCTGCTCAGGGCGGCGGCATTATTTTTACTGCTTTCCAGCAGGGAAGACAAATCCGCCCAGGCGATGTTTTCCGTGACCGTCAGTGAGCACAGTGCCGATTTATAGGCTTCTTTGTTTTCTTCCGCTACGCAAACAATATCGGAAAAGGTGGTGCCGTCACTTAAGATGGTTACCCGGCTGCCCCGGGGATAAATTTCATTGAGACGAAGACAAAACTCATCCAGGCGTTGTATTGCCCGCACTTCACCATAATCCGGCATAGTCGAGAAGCTTTTATCAACATCATTGGGAGATTTGCACGGAAAGCCCGGCAGGATAAATTCAAGCGGCAAATCTTGTTCGATAAAAAATTTAAGCTGGCTTAACAGCAAAGCATCTCCCTGGCCGATAAATTTATCTTCCTCATCGGCGACCAGATAACTTTGGATCACCGGGAGCAATTGTGCTGCTATCGCCGATTTATCAAACCCGGCTTTGTCCTTAGATAATAATGTCATGCTTGTTCCTTGTTGCTCTTCTCCTGCCTGCGCCAGCGGCAGCAGCTGTGATATTTCTGAGATGGTAAAATCAGCCGCCTGTTCATCCGGGCTGGTGGCGACAGCGCTAAGCTCACCATAACCCCAGCGGACATACACAGACGGGATACCGGCAGATTGCGCCGTTTTCATATCTGTGATGGTGTCTCCGACATACAGGCACTGTTCCGCCTTAGTGCCGATTTGTGCCAAAGCGGTAAAAACCATTTGCGGATGGGGCTTTTTCGGTATGCCTTCAACCACTCCCTGCACCGCATGAAAATGGACATCCGGAAACAGGCGCTTTAGCAAAAAAATAGCCTGCTGATGATGCTTATTAGTCACCACAGCCAATTTGATCCCGGCTTGTTGCAAGTGCCGTAAAGCATCATGTATACCCGGGTAGGGACGGGTTTCAACCAGGGAATGCTGCTCATACTCCATCAGGTAATGGGCAAATATCTTTTGCTTATCCCACTCCTGCGGTACCAGGGTCTCCACCATGTTTTTCGAGCCGCCGCCGACAAGCTTGCGGTAAACGGATAAAGGCTGAGGTTTAAGATCAAACGACTCAAAGGTACGGTTCATGGCATTGGCAATATCCGCCAGGGTATCAATCAGGGTGCCGTCGAGGTCAAAAACAATAGTATTAACCATGACGCACTTCTCCCATACCCTGAGTTAACTCCTGATAGTGACAGGGTTTGCCGCCGTTAAAAATTAACCTGTGACGGTTTTCATCTATCTGACTGCGTTTTTGCAGTTGTATTTGCCGGTTTTTCATCACCGCAACCGAATGCCAGGGGGTACGCCAGCCGTCATCGGCATCCGCCATACTGATACCTATTTTCGCCGACACCCGGTACTGGGGATGGATAGACAGGCGCAGTGCATTCGGGAAAAACTCGGCCAGCAATTCCCCCCAGGCATTACTGCGCTGTATCACCCTGACAGAGATGCTTTTCGCCTGTTTCTGGATTTGGGTTTTGCTGTGCCGGCTAAATTCGGCAAGCCCGGCAAAATCTTCCGACAAAAAGCGGGTAATGCCCTGATACATGGACAAGCTTTCTTTTTCGCTTTTACAACGGGCACTTAGCTTGATCAGCGACTCGCCGTAACACACCATCAGCTCTTCCCGCATCGAGTCCAGACAAGTCAGCTGGGGAAAGGCATCCTTGATATCAAAAAACTCAAAATACCCCGGATAATGCCGCTGATAATAGTGAATAAGTTCCCGGGTATAAAGATCAACATCGGGATCAGGAATACGCACCAGATCCGAAAACACATAACCGTCTGAACAGATCAATATTTTCGCCCCCGGCGGGTATACCTGCTCTATCTCCCGGCACAGCCGGTAAAGGTTATCAATCGAGTGCTTTTCCGCCAGATCCGGTAATTTACTTAAGGTTTTATCCCGGTTGGGGGATTTTCCCGGATAGGCGGGCAACACCATAGTAATGGCTTGTTGCTGCGCCACCATCAGCCGGACCTTATCCAGATGCTGTTCCACTTCAGCCGGGGACAAGGCCGACAGTTTAAGGGATTCGGGTGAAGATAACTCTGCCTCAACCAGCTTTCTGCGTTTAAAAATGATCTCCAGGATCTTTACCGCAATATCTTCATCAATAGGTTTCATGATGTTAATCCTTTAATAGTAAATATTAGGGTACCTGGGCAGTAAGTAACCAAACACAAAATAAAGTCACATTGATGCCGTCACTTTATTGCGCATGCAGAAACTTAACCGGCCGGTGATATCAAGCTGAAAATAGCAAGGGGGGAATATCGGGCTGAACAGTGCTCAGGATTTTACTTATATAATATTTATGCTGAGCGTACTGTTCATATGACCACCAGGTGACTACCAAAATAGCGAACAGCAATGCCGGAAGAAAGGAGAGGAGAAAAGGTAATTTATAAAATTATTATTCGACTTCCTGTCAACTAAAGCGATCCCTATTCGCTAAAAACTTTTGACTTATACGATACATCATAATGTCACCGTATTGTCACATTGTATCATTTCTGATCAATTTTCGGCTAGTGCTTTTAACTTTTGACTTGGAACTTCCAAGCCAACAAATAAGTTAAAACAATAAATACAACGAGTTAATAATCATAAAAAAGAGCAAACGTCCGCTTTTTCATCATGCCTGCCAGTCAAAACGCCTTAGCGCCATAGCTGTAAAATCCATAAATAAGGCGAAAAACAGCTGCCCATATCATTTTCCTTATTGTTTGCACCTTTCTTGACGTTTTTTTGAAAATTTATCCAATAAGCTAAACATAAATCAAATGTACTCAAGTATTTTGAGTCATGCACAAGGAGAAGCTTATGTTTAAGCTCAGCAGTAAAGTTATTATTTGTTCCACCCTGACATTAGTCTCATCGCTTGCCTACAGCTATGCCCCGGATCAGTCTCAAAGCAATAAACGTCGGGGACCGCCCCCCTTTAGTCAGTTAGACTTAAACGGCGATCAGGCCATCACCCTGGAAGAATTCAAACAACACCCAATTCCCCGCGGCGATCATGAGACGGTTTTTGCAAACATAGACAGCAACGGCGATCAACAGATCAGCGAGCAGGAACACCTTGCCCATAAACCGCCATGCCCGCCAAAAAGAAACAGACAAGAATGATTATCTTAATACCGCCCCTACCCCGGACACCCGGGGTTAACTTAAAGCAACACATCTTTTGTCCGGCAGTAATCAGGAGATAAATCTATGGTGGATTCAAATAAATATACAGATCCTGCAACAACAACCCCGAAGGCACACCCG
Protein-coding sequences here:
- a CDS encoding phage tail protein; the encoded protein is MSEPFIGEIRMFAGNFAPKNWAFCDGQLLAVSSNEALFSLLGTNYGGDGRSSFGLPEMRGRLPMHMGQGSGLSNRTLGAGPGFERVTLSLDQMPNHSHGLVASRGEADASTPAGRVLASQTDGDMPYTPTPADPVDIEDMDSRSLSPTGDALSHNNMMPYLGVNFIISLLGVYPSRN
- a CDS encoding aspartyl/asparaginyl beta-hydroxylase domain-containing protein — its product is MSAEIAFAKLAAAFDINNLNRELTSLSDGGWIEHVNKRDYQGGWDVLPLRCPRQYADQHAILQSFAIEAGDDWVNLPVLARCPEISKVLDYFHCPLKAVRLMRLNPGAYIQPHRDMGLAMEYGEARIHLPICGADQVTFLVDGQVAPMAAGELWYLNADLEHSVRNNGSEARVNLVIDCKVNAWLQAAIENNR
- a CDS encoding DUF6916 family protein, translated to MDAYNYQQLSQLIGEAVQVSDQQGNQVSLKIIEVNKGQLDGEQWEAFSVIYTSDEAMNISQGTYRFSHQAFGQIDLFLSPNSAVEFETIVTRSRAQEAQAGSQA
- a CDS encoding EF-hand domain-containing protein: MFKLSSKVIICSTLTLVSSLAYSYAPDQSQSNKRRGPPPFSQLDLNGDQAITLEEFKQHPIPRGDHETVFANIDSNGDQQISEQEHLAHKPPCPPKRNRQE
- a CDS encoding GNAT family N-acetyltransferase; the protein is MQENNGHHLVSLRKHTTDDLAFMQALYASTREAELAMTNFTRQEKEAFIQQQFNAQYQHYLHHYNSDKFDIIEFDGQAIGRLFVDHWDREIRIVDITLTPDYQNKGIGSYLFKQLFEQAKAGNKAVTIHVEHNNPAKNLYQRLGFELKTQTNEIYLLMQWTP
- a CDS encoding sulfotransferase domain-containing protein; the encoded protein is MKNYACFIVSTGRCGTQWLTRHLPRLLTAQQADNYQIKHEPLGYQYAPIDNSPSLPLVNNKALLEQHLNEIRNTLSRGKNYIETGFPCWRHIAWFAQELEHPVKVIHLTRHPVFTAISWLKLNAFVPPALPHLPEKELFTPFAPGARLPEYQQNWQHLSPFEKCLYFWAEVQLQALAFEQDWQEKHWLHLSYESLFTGQSLNKLAAFLATAAPDGQLTDIDTSAIEEKTDSYGHMVQTDFEPQEIFRHPEIVNLAKRLGYRELAIDKHQLPAKELLSGYFR
- a CDS encoding L-tyrosine/L-tryptophan isonitrile synthase family protein yields the protein MVNTIVFDLDGTLIDTLADIANAMNRTFESFDLKPQPLSVYRKLVGGGSKNMVETLVPQEWDKQKIFAHYLMEYEQHSLVETRPYPGIHDALRHLQQAGIKLAVVTNKHHQQAIFLLKRLFPDVHFHAVQGVVEGIPKKPHPQMVFTALAQIGTKAEQCLYVGDTITDMKTAQSAGIPSVYVRWGYGELSAVATSPDEQAADFTISEISQLLPLAQAGEEQQGTSMTLLSKDKAGFDKSAIAAQLLPVIQSYLVADEEDKFIGQGDALLLSQLKFFIEQDLPLEFILPGFPCKSPNDVDKSFSTMPDYGEVRAIQRLDEFCLRLNEIYPRGSRVTILSDGTTFSDIVCVAEENKEAYKSALCSLTVTENIAWADLSSLLESSKNNAAALSSPAKRKALVNLVASGPRAFEKFVNKVKGDSEQARVHDKLCSYLYHDIHLERFSEGDRDSYLESISEKAYQMMYRGRALSYGIEQAFPRHIRLSVHQYDNAGPKYTFALTDHQQKSISPWHTVPVRLLSGQYMQLPHSLAKEKLLAKVTLQQHNWLYLEVPSSEFSRYRYQVIKGPKFGLKISAPEGKGYEIFSADFLQQLSEEFGFVVLAGAGFEQQDELISFCQDFGEIYQWEFGSVHVVKPKEKPDGFVHSIEKTPLHWDLSMLPAGDKHVEQNPRFAASTFMLYCKTPPAAGEGQTTLVDSRMALKIAGQEKVKRWRATDITYQTKMTYFGGVPRAYPLVFEHPKTGEDIFRYQEGSELELQQFLLSSDTLSGQALDGLICDVNAIAYDERCLVAHEWQAGDLVIIDNYYTLHGRLAMTEKSMSRELWRVQCFS
- a CDS encoding isocyanide synthase family protein; protein product: MKPIDEDIAVKILEIIFKRRKLVEAELSSPESLKLSALSPAEVEQHLDKVRLMVAQQQAITMVLPAYPGKSPNRDKTLSKLPDLAEKHSIDNLYRLCREIEQVYPPGAKILICSDGYVFSDLVRIPDPDVDLYTRELIHYYQRHYPGYFEFFDIKDAFPQLTCLDSMREELMVCYGESLIKLSARCKSEKESLSMYQGITRFLSEDFAGLAEFSRHSKTQIQKQAKSISVRVIQRSNAWGELLAEFFPNALRLSIHPQYRVSAKIGISMADADDGWRTPWHSVAVMKNRQIQLQKRSQIDENRHRLIFNGGKPCHYQELTQGMGEVRHG
- a CDS encoding phage tail protein, producing MSEPFIAEVRMFGCNYAPRGWAFCDGQYLPIAENTTLFSLIGTTYGGDGRTTMALPDLQDRAPLHPGQGPGLTRRLLGYPGGTITETLVEEQLPAHSHTLKGVSAAGSSGTPDESLFLGQDKASSNERIFYLAEGKSLDAPMSDSAVQVSGGGQAHNNMQPYLTVNFCIALTGLYPMRN
- a CDS encoding phage tail protein, translating into MAEPFISEIRMFGFNFAPRKWALCDGQELPITQNQTLFALLGTTFGGDGRSNFALPDMRGRVPVHRGDYQALGSGGGSEQVTLSEAQLAPHSHSLEATSDNGETRVFAGSSLAAGYDSRNNRQYPVDMYKAPVTSELTTLNSASITDAGSGLPHENMQPSLVVNFCIALEGVFPSRN